Proteins encoded within one genomic window of Schaalia sp. HMT-172:
- a CDS encoding TfoX/Sxy family protein: MSSTNQYLEFVLDLLGELDDVAHRKMMGEYVLYYRSKVIGGIYDDRFLLKVTPASERLLPGAPRATPYEGAKEMLLVEVEDRDTLCDVVDAMWQELPAPKKRKKK, translated from the coding sequence ATGTCGTCCACCAACCAATACCTGGAATTCGTGCTCGACCTGCTGGGCGAGCTGGACGACGTGGCGCACCGCAAAATGATGGGCGAATACGTCCTCTACTACCGGAGCAAGGTCATCGGCGGCATCTACGACGACCGCTTCCTGCTCAAGGTCACGCCCGCCTCCGAACGGCTCCTGCCCGGCGCCCCGCGCGCCACCCCCTACGAGGGAGCGAAGGAGATGCTCCTCGTCGAGGTGGAGGACCGCGACACGCTGTGCGACGTCGTCGATGCGATGTGGCAGGAACTGCCCGCACCGAAGAAAAGAAAGAAGAAGTAG